One Gardnerella vaginalis genomic window, AAGGCTCCGCGCTTCACCTGTGCCTGTTGTTTAGTAGGTACGGGTGAGCGGGGAGAACCAGCTCGACTAAGGAGAATCAATGATTCAGCAGGAAACGCGGCTTCATGTCGCCGACAACACGGGTGCTAAGGAATTACTTGCCATCCGCGTGCTCGGTGGATCGAAGCGACGCTATGCCGGCATCGGCGACATCATCGTCGCCTCCGTCAAGGACGCTATCCCTGGCGGGTCGGTCAAGAAAGGCGACGTAGTTAAGGCTGTCGTCGTCCGTACTGTCAAGGAACATCGTCGTGTTGATGGTTCCTATATTAAGTTCGACGAGAACGCCGCTGTTATTCTCGGCTCTGGCCGTGAACCAAAGGGCACTCGTATCTTTGGACCAGTCGGTCGTGAATTGCGTGATAAGCGCTTCATGAAGATTGTGTCCCTCGCCCCGGAGGTGATCTGAGATGGTAGCCAAGATTAAGTCCGGCGACCAGGTAAAGGTTATCCGCGGCAAAGATCGCGGTAAGGAAGGCAAAGTACTCCGTGTACTCGCCGAAGACCGTTTGATCGTCGAGGGTGTCCAGGTTGTTAAGAAGCACGTGCGTGCTACCCAGCAGGGTCAGCAGGCAGGTATCGTCTCTGTTGAGGCTCCAATTCACCGTTCTAACGTTATGGTGATTGACCCAGAGACCAAGCAGCCTACCCGCGTGGGCGTGATTGTCAAGCAAGAGGCTCGTGACGGCAAGGTAAAGACCGTGCGCGTGCGTGTCGCTAAGAAGTCCGGAAAGGAGCTGGCATGACCGATACTACAGTTGAGGCGCCGGCAACTCCGCGCTTAAAGCAGCAATACAATGATCAAATCGTTCCAGCTTTGGAAAAGGAATTTGGCCACACTAATCCTATGCAGGTGGCTCGTTTGCAGAAGGTCGTCGTCTCTATGGGCGTTGGCGCTGCAGCTCGTGATTCCAAGCTTATCGAAGGTGCGATTAAGGATCTCACTTTGATCACTGGTCAAAAGCCAAAGGTTACTAAGGCTAAGAAGTCTGTTGCACAGTTCCATCTGCGCGAAGGACAGGCTATCGGCGCTTACGTAACTCTTCGTGGTGATCGTATGTGGGAGTTCTTGGATCGTTTGCTCACTCTGGCTCTGCCACGTATCCGCGATTTCCGTGGTATCAATGGCAACCAGTTCGACGGTCAGGGTAACTATAACTTTGGTCTTACGGAGCAGTCAATGTTCCACGAGATTGATCCTGATTCGATTGATCATCAGCGTGGTATGGACATCACCGTGGTGACCACCACCAAGGACGATGTGGAAGCGAAGTCGCTACTTAAGCACCTCGGTTTCCCATTCAAGGAGAACTGATATGGCAAAAACCGCTCTGAAAAACAAGGCGGCCGCTAAGCCGAAGTTCAAGGTGCGCGCTTATACGCGTTGCCAGGTTTGTGGTCGTCCTCACTCCGTGTATCGCAAGTTCGGTCTGTGCCGTGTATGCCTTCGTGAAAAGGCACATCGCGGTGAGTTGCCGGGTGTTACGAAGTCCAGTTGGTAAATATCGACGCTGAAGGTCCACTGCTTTAAGAATAACTAAAACAGGCGGTGGAAACCACGGCGAGAAAGGGCGTTAGCCCAACATGACAATGACAGATCCTATCGCAGACATGTTGACACGTCTGCGTAATGCGAGCGCGGCAAAGCACGATACCGTGGAAATGCCGTACTCCAAGTTCAAGGCGAATATCGCCGAGATTCTGAAGCGTGAAGGCTATATTAAAGACTTTGCTGCTAAGGAAGCCAAGGTTGGACAGACTTTGGAAGTCACATTAAAGTATGGCTCCAATGGTCAGCGTTCCATCCAGGGCATCAAGCGCATTTCTAAGCCAGGCTTGCGTCGTTACGCAAAGTCTGATTCTTTGCCTATGCCTCTTGGTGGTCTCGGTATCGCTATTATCTCGACCAGCTCGGGATTGTTGACTCAGAAGGAATGCCTCGACAGAGGCATTGGCGGCGAAATCGTCGCCTACGTATGGTGAGAAAGGAGAGCTGAAAATGGCATCGCATATTGGTAAGCTCCCCGTCGACATTCCTGCAGGCGTGGAAGTAAAAATTGAAGGTCAGTCCTTTAGTGCTAAGGGTGCTAAGGGTGCTGATTCCTATGTAATTCCAGAAGGTATTACCGCTGAAGTTGCTGATGGCAAGATCGTTTTAACCCCAGTTGACGATTTGCGTCCAACTCGTGCAAAGCATGGTTTGGCTCGTGCAATCGTAGCGTCCATGGTTAAAGGTGTGCACGAAGGCTACACCAAGACTTTGGACATTGTTGGAACTGGTTATCGTGCTGTGATGAAGGGTAAGGGCATTGAGTTCTCACTCGGATATTCTCACACTATTACCGTTCAGCCACCTGAGGGCATTGAGTTTGAATTGCCAAACGCAAATCAGGTAATCGTCAAGGGTACTGACAAGCAGGCCGTTGGTCAGGCTGCCGCTAACATTCGCAAGCTGCGTGCTCCAGAACCTTATAAGGGTAAGGGCATTAAGTACAGCGATGAGCGTATTTTGCGCAAGGCTGGAAAGGCTGGTAAGTGATATGAGCGTTAAGATTTTCGGTAAGGGTACCAAAGTCGCGCGTTTGCGTCGTCACGCCCGTCTTCGTAAGCGCATTTCTGGCACTCCAGAGCGCCCACGTTTGGTAGTTTCTCGTTCTAACCGTCACATGGTTGCTCAGATTGTGGATGATACTAAGGGTCTTACCCTTGTAAGTGCTTCCACCTTGACTTCTGACTTCGCTGGTTTTACTGGCACGAAGACTGAAGCTGCTACCAAGGTTGGCGAGTTAATCGCTGCCAAGGCGAAGGAAGCGGGTATTACCGCTGTAATCTTCGATCGTGGCGGTAATAAGTATCATGGTCGCGTCGCAGCAGTAGCTGAAGGCGCCCGTCAGGGAGGTCTAGCACTGTGAGCGATAACGAAAAGGAAACCCAAGTGGCTGAAGAAACTCAGAACACTCAGGCATCCGCCGAGGAGCGTACTGACGATCGCCGTTCCCGTCGCTCTAAGGGCGAAGGTAAGCGCGGAGAGCGTCGTAACCGTCGTGAAGAAAACCGCGGCGAAGAGCTTCTGGATCGCGTAGTTACTATTAACCGTGTTTCCAAGACTCACAAGGGTGGTCGTACCTTTAGCTTTGCAGCACTTGTTGTTGTTGGCGACGGTAAGGGCACTGTTGGTGTTGGCTACGGTAAGTCTCGCGAAGTTCCAGCAGCTATCGCTAAGGGTCAGCTTGATGCTAAGAAGCATATGTTCACTGTTCCACGTATTCGTGGTACCGTAACCCACCCTGTGTTGGGTCACGATGCTGCTGGCACAGTTTTGCTTCGTCCAGCTGCTCCAGGTACTGGTGTAATTGCTGGTGGCGCTGTGCGTGCTGTTATGGAGTGCGCTGGCATTACCGATATCCTCACCAAGTCCATGGGCTCTGCAACCGCTGTTAACGTGGTTCGCGCTACTGTGGATGCTTTGAAGAAGCTTGAAGAGCCAGAGGAGATTTGCGCTCGTCGTGGACTTTCCCTCGAGGAAGTTGCACCAGACGCATTGCTTCGTGAGCGCGCTGCAGGCATTGCCGAAGCTCGCAAGGCTCGTGAAGAAGCTCAGGCTGCTAAGGCTGCCCAAGCAAAGGATGGTGAGTGATGGCTAACTTGAAGATCACTCTGGTGCACGGTTTGGTTCATTCCACCGAGCGTCAGCGCGCGAACGTTCAAACTCTCGGTCTTCACAAGATTGGCCAGAGCGTTGTTCGCGAGGACAATCCAGTCAATCGTGGCTTGGTTATGGCCGTTCGCCACTTGCTGAGCGTTGAGGAGGTTGACTGATTATGGCTAATGAAGAACCAATGTTGCACATGCACACGTTGCGTCCAGCTCCAGGAGCTAAGAAGGATCGCATTCGCGTGGGTCGTGGTGAAGGCTCTAAGGGTAAGACTTCGGGTCGTGGCGATAAGGGTACGAAGAAGCGTTACCAAGTTCGTCCAGGCTTTGAAGGCGGCCAGCTTCCACTTTACATGCGTTTGCCTAAGCTTCGTGGCTTTAAGAGCCCATTCAAGAAAGAGTTCCAGGTTGTTAATGTTGCAGCCCTCGAAGAACTCTTCCCAAATGGTGGCGAAGTTACTGTTGCTGATTTGGTAGTTAAGGGCGCTGTGCGTGATGGCTATCCAGTTAAGGTTTTGGGCGATGGCGATCTTAAGGTTGCTTTGACTCTTAAGGGAGTTAAGGCTTCTGCATCCGCTAAAGCCAAGATTGAGGCTGCTGGTGGCTCTGTTAGCGAAGAGTAATGTACTCAGCTGATAATGCTAATTAACGCAGTGATTTAACTGTTTAATAATCCCTCTAGTTTTAGCTAGAGGGATTATTTTTTATTGACTAAACTCACGGAATAACTGTATCGGTATGCACCGTGATATAAACTATTGCCTCAGAGTTTGTTTTTTTACTGTTGCGCCTAGATCGTAGCGCAAAAAAGGGAGGAAGACCCAGGTGAAAACGTTAATCCAGGCCTTCAGGACGAAGGAGTTGAGGAATAAGATCCTCTTCGTCTTCGCAATGATTATCATCTACAGAATCGGTTCCTTTATTCCGATTCCTGGCGTTGATTACAAAGTTATACGTGCTTGCACAGCCAAGCTTGCTTCTTCTAGTGAAAACTTTATTGGTTTGGTGAACCTGTTCTCTGGTGGTTCGCTTTTGCAGCTGTCTATTTTTGCATTGGGTGTTATGCCTTATATTACGGCATCTATTGTTATTCAGCTGCTTAGAGTTGTGATTCCTCGCTTTGAGGCTCTTCACAAGGAAGGTCAGTCTGGAGAAACAAAGCTTACTCAGTACACTCGTTATTTGACTATTGGCTTGGCAATTTTGCAGTCCACAACCATTTTGGTTACTGCACGTTCTGGTGCACTATTTAATTATCAGTGTGGTCAGGTTATTCCAGATGGCTCTATGTGGAGCTTACTGGTTATGGTTTTGATTATGACTGGTGGCACTGGTTTGATCATGTGGATGGCAGAACTTATTACGGATAAGGGTATTGGTCAGGGCATGTCAGTGTTAATCTTCATGTCTATCTGCTCTGGCTTCCTTCCAAAGCTGTGGGAAATTGGTTGGGGAACTAATGGTACTAATGGCGATTGGACCAAGTTCTCTATTGTCGGTGGTGTTCTGCTTGTAATTCTTATTTTCGTTGATTTCGTGGAGCTCGCTCAGCGTCGAATTCCTGTACAGTATACGCGCCGAATGATTGGTCGTAAGATGTACGGCGGTTCTTCCACATACTTACCTCTTAAGGTCAATATGAGTGGTGTTATCCCACCAATTTTCGCGTCTTCGATTCTTGCTATTCCAACTCTTCTTGCTCAGTTTGGTGATAGTCGTAAGGATTGGGTGCGTTGGATTAATGCCAATTTAGCAAATTCTACTTCTGTGTGGTACATAGCTTTGTACACAGTTATGATTGTGTTCTTCTGCTTCTTCTACACTGAGATTACTTTTAATCCAGATGAAACTGCAGATAACATGAAGGAATACGGTGGTTTTATCCCAGGTATTCGTGCTGGTAGTGCTACAAGCCGTTATCTTAGCTATGTTATGAATAGATTAAACACTGTTGGTGCTGTCTATTTGCTATTCGTAGCGTTGATTCCAACAGTTTTGATTATGTCTTTGCACCTTAATATGAAGCTTCCATTTGGTGGTACTACGATTCTTATTATCGCAGGTGTTGGTTTGGATACTTTGCGTCAAGCCAAGGCTCAGACCGAACAATTCCAGTATGCTGGATTCTTGTTTGATCATGACGATAGTAAGCAAGTTACTAAGTAGTATTACTAGATAGGTTTTGTTGTTAAGATTTGCGATGGAGCATAAGAAACAAGGAGATTAATATGCGATTGCTAATTATGGGACCGCAAGGCGTTGGTAAAGGCACTCAGGCTGCTTTGCTTGCAGAGCATTATGGGATTCCTGCTATTTCTACTGGCGATATTTTCCGTTATAACTTGAAGAATCAAACGGAGCTTGGTAAGAAGGTTCAGGGTTATCTTGATAAGGGTGAGCTTGTTCCAGATGAATTGACAAATAGCATTGTTAAGGACCGTCTTGCTCAGGATGATGCTAAGAATGGCTGGATTCTTGATGGATATCCACGTAATGCATCTCAGGTTAAGGCTTTGGATCTTATGCTTGAGGAGCTTGGTACTCCTTTGGATCATGTTGTTGCTCTTGAAGCAGAGCGTGAGGTTTTGCTTGAGCGTATGAAGAAGCGCGCAATTGAGCAGGGTCGTTCAGATGATACTCCTGAGGTAATTGCTACTCGTTTGGAAACTTACGAGAAGGAAACTGCTCCTCTTCTTGATATTTATGAAAGCCGTGGTCAGCTTGTTGAGGTTGATGGTGTTGGCGATATTGCTGAGATCAACAATCGCATAGTTGAGTCTTTGGTATGAGATTTATTTAAGATTTAGATTTTCTCACATTTATGATGCGCCTTTTGCGACACGCCGAGTGTTGTATTGGGCGCATTTACTGTATCATAGAAGATTGGCGTGTCTTCGGATACGTAAAGTAGTACGTCCAAGGAACGGAACGAGGCTCATGGCAAAAGACGGTGTGATTGAAGTTGAAGGCACGGTAGTTGAAGCACTGCCAAACGCGATGTTTCGCGTTCAGCTTGAGAACGAGCACATTGTACTGGCTACGATTTCTGGAAAGATGCGTAAGAATTATATTCGTATTCTTCCGCAAGATCGTGTTGTGCTGGAGATGAGCCCTTACGATTTGAACCGTGGTCGTATTACGTACCGCTATAAGTAAAGGTACAAGCAAAGGAAAACCATGAAGGTCAGCCCTAGCGTGAAGAGGATCTGCGAAAATTGCCGTGTGATCCGCCGTCACGGTCGCGTCATGGTGATTTGCATCAACCCACGTCATAAGCAGCGTCAGGGCTGAGTGGATCCCCACCGCGAAGATAAAGGAATAAGGCGCTAAGTCGCAGCTAAAGCTGAACCCTGGGTGCGCAGGCCCAGGCCGCAGAATTGCGGGAGACTTGGTGCACGACCTGCGTAATAGTAAAGGAATTACAATGGCACGTCTTGCCGGAGTAGATATTCCCAATGAGAAGCGCATTGAGATTGCCCTCACCTACATTTTTGGTGTAGGCCGTACTCGCGCTAAGGAAACGCTTGCCGCGACCGGTGTTAATCCGGATACCCGCGTCAAGGATCTTACGGATGAACAGTTAATCACTTTGCGTGATTATCTTGAAGCTAATTATAAGATTGAAGGCGATTTGCGTCGTGAAATCGATGCAGACATTCGTCGTAAGATTCAGATCAACTGCTATCAAGGCCAGCGTCATCGCAAGGGTCTTCCTGTGCGTGGTCAGCGTACTAAGACTAATGCTCGTACTCGTAAGGGTCCGAAGCGTACTGTCGCCGGGAAGAAGAAGGCCACCAGATAGTAGTCGGTGGTCGGCTCTAGGCCACGAGTTAATTCTCATCGCCTAGACATACCAACTAATTCGTCATTAGGAAACGAGGGTCAATGGCAGCTGCAAAGCAAGCCTCGCGCAAGCCGCGTCGCCGGGACCGCAAGTCGGTACCGGTTGGGCAGGCGCATATTAAATCAACATTCAATAACACGATTATTTCCATCACCGATCCATCGGGCGCAGTCCTTTCTTGGGCTTCCGGTGGCGATGTCGGCTTTAAGGGTTCCCGCAAGTCGACTCCTTACGCTGCAGGTATGGCTGCTGAGTCTGCTGCTCGTAAGGCAATGGAACATGGCCTGAAGAAGGTCGACGTGTTTGTTAAGGGTCCAGGTTCCGGTCGTGAAACCGCTATCCGTTCCCTTCAATCCGCGGGTCTTGAGGTCGGTTCTATTACCGACGTCACCCCACAAGCGCATAACGGCGTTCGCCCACCAAAGCGTCGCCGCGTCTGAGCACTCTTACGAATCCATCCATCCAACCCGCTTATGGGCGGCGAGTGCACCACCGACCAGAAGCTGAAAGGATACAAAAGTGCTTATCGCACAGCGTCCAACACTTACCGAGGAATCACTGAATCCCCAGCGTTCTCGCTTTACAATTGAGCCGTTGGAACCAGGTTTCGGATACACGCTCGGCAATTCGCTGCGTCGTACCCTGTTGAGCTCCATTCCAGGTGCTGCCGTAACTTCGGTACGCATTTCTGGCGCTCTCCATGAGTTCACGACTCTGCCAGGTGTTGAAGAGGATGTCACTGAAATCCTGCTGAACATTAAGGGTATCGTACTTACAAGTGAGTATGACGAGCCAGTAGTGATGTATCTTCGCAAGAGCGGCAAGGGTGAAGCAACAGCTGGAGATATTACTCCTCCTGCTGGCGTCACTATTGCCAATCCAGAGATGCATATCGCTACACTTGCTGAAGATGGCGAGCTTGAAATTGAGTTCACTGTGGAGCGCGGTCGTGGCTATGTGCCTGCTCAGATGAACAAGCAGGAAAACAGCGAAATCGGTCGCATTCCAGTGGATTCGATCTACTCACCAGTTTTGAAGGTGAGCTATAAGGTTGAAGCTACCCGCGTGGAACAGCGCACGGACTTCGATAAGCTCATCCTGGATGTGGAAACTAAGCCAGCTATTACACCACGAGATGCAGTTGCATCTGCTGGTTCGACTTTGGTTGAGCTTTTCGGTCTTTGCCGTGAGCTTAACGTCGATGCAGAAGGTGTTGAAGTTGGTCCAGCTCCAGTCATGGGAGAAGTTGATTCTCAGATGGCTACCCCGATTGAGGATTTGAATCTTACGCAGCGCAGCTACAACTGCTTGAAGCGTGAGGGAATCCACACTGTCGGAGAGCTGGTAGTACACACTGAGCAGGATTTGCTCGATATTCGTAATTTCGGCATGAAATCCATCGATGAGGTTAAAGAGAAATTGCAGTCTATGGGATTGTCTCTTAAGGCCTCGCCGCTTGGCTTTGACGCCAATAATCTCGAAGGTGGCACGTTCTTCTCGCCAGAAGACGAGTAAACAATCCACCGCCAATCGTCGTGGTTTTTGGATGTTCGGGTTTTTGCCCACCTGAATTCTGCGACAATAAGGAGTAATAATGCCTACACCGAAACAAGGGCCTCGTCTGGCTTCTAGCCCAGCGCATGAGCGCCTGATGCTGGCCAACATGGCTACTAGCCTCTTCCAGCACGGTCGTATTGTGACTACTTTGCCAAAGGCAAAGCGTCTTCGTCCACTTGCTGAGCGTTTGATTACATTCGCTAAGCGTGGCGACTTGCATTCGCGCCGCCGTGTGTTGCGCGTGATTCGCAATAAGTCCGTTGTTCACATGCTTTTCACTCAGATTGCTGAGCAGATGAAGCAGCGTGAAGGTGGCTATACCCGCATCGTTAAGATGGCTCCTCGTCGTGGTGATACTGCTCCACAAGCTATTATTGAGCTTGTTGTTGAGCCAGTAAGCCCAAAGAAGGCTGTCGTTAAGGAAGCTGAGTCTGCTGCTAAGGTTGCTGCTAAAGAAGAAGCAGCCGAGTAGTTTAGATTAGCATCTTGATGCATCGGTAAGTAAATCTTTTGCGATTAATCGCAAGTATAAAGGTTTATTAGACGGGTTGGAGTTTTATCTCCAGCCCGTTTTTATGTTTTTGTAGTTATCTTTTAATGTCTTTTAATGTCTTCTGATGTTTCTGACGTCTTTTAGTATCAAGCAACATCGAGTAGTATCAAGCAACATCAAATAATATTAAGTAGTATCAAGTATCAATTATTATTGAGTTATGCCAAATATTCTCGATTTAGTGAGCAATGATTTTACTGATTTTACTAATCGTAAATTTAATGCTGTTGATTCGCTCGTTTTTTGCGAACTGGCTTATATTTGCATGCCTGATTCTATTCCAAAATACGATGATGATTCGGATAATTTGAATACTGTTCCTTTGTGCGACTTGCTGCGCGCTGAGGATTTTTCTTCAATGTTTAGCTCTGGTTCAGCTAAAGTTGATGATTTTCGAAAGAGTCTTTTTCTTGCTGTTGCGGCTAGTCCGCGATATAGGGGAATACGCGTCGGTGAGGTTCTTGAGCGTTTTGATGAGTCGAATATTGACGATTCGTGTGAACAGCAGTTTGCTGCAGTAACTTTTGACTTGACTGATTGTGTTGGCTATAGATGTTTTGTTGTTGCTTTCAGGGGGACTGATAACACGCTTGTTGGGTGGAAAGAAGATTTTAATATGGCTTTTCGCTGCCCAGTTCCAGCTCAAGAGTCTGCTGCAGAATATTTGCTTTCGATAGCAAGGCGTGTGCATAAAAATTATTGCAATAATAGCGTTAAGAATAATATTTTTCATAGGATTTTTGGTTATATTGCGAATTTGTTTGGGAAGAAGCCAGAGCAAGCTGATATGCTGCAATCTGATACGCTGCAAAACGATATTGTGAATCAAAATAATGATTCTAATATTTTTGTTGTGGGTCATTCAAAAGGCGGGAATATGGCTGCATATGCGGCAATGCGTTTGGACGCAGAAAATCAACAACTTGGTGATCTTGTCAGTAAAATTTATTCTATGGACGGTCCTAGTTTTGGCTCGGATGTTGTTGATCCAAAGGTTTTTTCTCGCGTTGTTTCTAGGATTGAAAAAGTTGTTCCACAATCTGCTTTTATTGGATTGATCATGGATACTGGCGTACCGTATAAAGTTACGGTTGCTGAGTCGATTGGATTGATGCAACATTTTGGCATGTATTGGCAGGTTAAAGACGGAGATTTTGACTATTGTGATCATGTAACTCCGCGTGCGCTTGCTGTTTCTAAAGCTGCTAATGATTGGATGTTGAATTTGTCTTTCGAAGAAAGAAAACGCAAAATTGATGGTGTTTACAACGCTTTAACTAGCTTAGGATATCCTACTTTTGATGAAATTTCTGCGCATTGGTCGGAGCTTTTGCCGAAAATATTGAGCATAGCAACGCATATGGATTCAAAGACTTATGAGTTAATTCGTAATATTATGAGTGCGTTTACTGGTGTTGGTGGATCAGAACATAAGAATTGAAAAGATTATTGTTGCAGTCTGGAGACTAGGGCAACTAGGGCGACTAGGGCAACTAATATTCGGTTTTTATAATAATTGTTTTGGAAGGTTTTTTTTGATGCGTCTTCGTTTGGATTTAGCTTATGATGGCGGTGATTTTTACGGTTGGGCTAAGCAGCCGAATTTAAGAACAGTGCAAGGCACTTTGGAAGACGCTTTATATAAAGTTTTGCGTGTGCATGATGGCGATTCTTGTTTTCCGCTTCGACTCACAGTTGCTGGTCGCACGGATACTGGTGTTCATGCTTCTTATCAGGTTTGTCATTTAGATGTAGAAAATGATATTTTACAAAATTGTGTTGGACACACAAATTTGACGCCTGTAAAAGCTTTAGAATATAGGCTTCGTGGGGTTTTGCCTAAAGATATTTCGATTCACAGTGTAAGCATTGCACCAAGCGGTTTTGATGCTCGTTTTTCTGCGCTTGATCGCACATACGTATATAGGATTAGTGATGCGGCAAATCGCGCGAATTTAGATCCGCGTATGCGTGGTTTTGTGTTACAACTTGACTACGATTTAAACGTTGATGCCATGAATCAGGCAGCAGCTATGATTGTTGGTTTGCGCGATTTTGGGTCTTTCGCTCGCCCAAATCCTGGTGGAACTACGATTCGCTGCGTTAAAAAAGCGGTTTGGAATCGCGTTTGTTCGGATGGTTGCGCGTCTGTTGGTTCGTCTATTGCTTCTAGATCAACTGGCAATATTCCGCCTATTGAGCATGGTTTGATTGAGTTTACTATTGTTGCTGATGCGTTTGCACATAATATGGTTCGTTCTCTTGTTCAGGCTTGTGTACAAGTTGGTTGCGGTAAGCGTTCTGTTGACTGGTTTAAGGATAAGATTGAAAATCCGATTCGAGAAGGATCTACTGGTCCTATTGCGGCTAATGGTTTGACTTTGGAATATGTTGAATATCCTCCAAAAGATCAACTTGAAGATAGGGCTAATGCGATTCGCGCTCGTCGAACTCTTGAAGAACTTGATTGATTGTTTGCAAAATTATCAACACAAATTTGTGTATATTCTAGGGTTGGTTTACAATTGAAAAGTTGCGTTTCTTTCTGCGTTTTGCAGTTCGCGCAAAATGGATGAATGTCCGAGCGGTCTAAGGAGCACGCCTCGAAAGCGTGTGAGGGTTACACCCTCCGCGAGTTCAAATCTCGCTTCATCCGCGAATAGGGTTTCTGGCTTTTGCTAGAAACCCTTTTTTGTTCGCGTTTGTGTATTTTTGCCTGCGTTTGTTTCTTTTATCCCATGTTTGTTCCCAAAATTGCCAAATGCGTAAACAAACACGGGCAAGTGTTCCCGCATTTGTTTCTTTTATCCCGCGTTTGTTCCCAAAATCGTCAAATATGTAAACAAACGCGGGCAAGTGTTCCAGCATTTGTTTACCAAATGGGTCAAAAAGGGAACAAACGCGGGAATTTAATTGGGTGCGATTATCTTGTAGTGTGGAATTTGATGTGGCGCCGGTGTGGAATTTGGTTTGGTGTGATGTTTGTGCGGTGCTAGTTTGGTGTTGGTTGGTTGTCGGCGTGTTGCGTGTGTGGGTTGTGTGGAATGTTGATTTTTCAATGGTTTTCAGGTGTTGGTGTTCTTGTTTGAGTAGTTTCCTGAGAAAAGTCTGGGAAAATTCTTTAAAAACCTTGAAACAATGTGTTTTTACGGTTTTATTAGTGTTAATCCACAAATATTATGGTGAAAATAGTTTTTATTGTGGATTAGTTTGTGTGTAACATTATTTTTTTCTGTTTGTTTTGTGTGGTTGCCTCTTGACTTTTTTAAACGGGGGGGGGGTATGTTAATAACAGCTGCTAGCTAGATGCTCTAGATGGTGGTTATCCACAATGTTTTGAATGTTGTTGGATGTTTAAAATTTTTCTTCGTGTACCTGCACGGAGGAGAAGAAGAAAGGAAATTAAAATGATGAATAAGAAGGCTATCGCCGCTTTCGCTGCTGGCGCTACTTTGCTTGCCGGCTTCGCAATGGCAACCCCAGCATTCGCTGGTGCTAGAAAAGATGCTGCTGAGCATACTCTTGAAGTTCTTGCTGCTAATAAGGACTTGAGAACCTATATGAAGAATTTGGCTGAAGCAAATAAGCAGCTTATCAAGGATAACGCTACTCTTGCTGCAGCTACTGTTAAGGCTTCTACTTCTAAGGCTAAGGCTGATGCTGCTAAGAAGGTTGCAGATGCTGCAGAGCAGAAGATTAAGGATGCTCAAAAAGCTTATGATGATGCTCTAAAAGAGGAGTGTGGCGCTAAAGGTGCAAGCGAACAAGCTAATAAAGATGCTTTTGCTAAGACTGAAAAGGGCAAGAATCTTCAGAAGGTTATTGATGAAGCCACTGCTGATAAGGATAAGAAGACATATACTTATCAGGAACGTGGTGCTGCTGGAGTGACAACTAAGAAGGATACTCCTGCGAATGCTTACACTGCTTTGCAGGGATATGCTGATGCTGATGAGCTTGTTCGTGCTGGTGCTGAGGCTGCTGTTGAGTCTCAGAAGCAGCTTGTTGAGCAGGCTAAGGCTAATGTAAAGATGCAGCAGGAAATTATCAACCAGCTTAATGGTGTTACACCTGATTCAACTAAGCCTGATCAGACTAAGCCAGATCAGACTAAGCCAGATCAGACTACCCCAGATCACACCAAGCCTGTTCAGACTGCTGATCCAACTAAGTCTGCTGCTTCTGCTGAGTTGATGCGTACTCAGGTTGTGTTGGCTGAGGCTGATGCTACTAATAAGGATGCTCAGGAGAAGTTTGTTAAGTCTAAGGCTGATTATGAGGCTGCTAAGACTCAGATGGCTGCTTTTGATGCTCAGGTGAAGTCTGCTG contains:
- the truA gene encoding tRNA pseudouridine(38-40) synthase TruA, yielding MRLRLDLAYDGGDFYGWAKQPNLRTVQGTLEDALYKVLRVHDGDSCFPLRLTVAGRTDTGVHASYQVCHLDVENDILQNCVGHTNLTPVKALEYRLRGVLPKDISIHSVSIAPSGFDARFSALDRTYVYRISDAANRANLDPRMRGFVLQLDYDLNVDAMNQAAAMIVGLRDFGSFARPNPGGTTIRCVKKAVWNRVCSDGCASVGSSIASRSTGNIPPIEHGLIEFTIVADAFAHNMVRSLVQACVQVGCGKRSVDWFKDKIENPIREGSTGPIAANGLTLEYVEYPPKDQLEDRANAIRARRTLEELD
- a CDS encoding Mbeg1-like protein, with product MPNILDLVSNDFTDFTNRKFNAVDSLVFCELAYICMPDSIPKYDDDSDNLNTVPLCDLLRAEDFSSMFSSGSAKVDDFRKSLFLAVAASPRYRGIRVGEVLERFDESNIDDSCEQQFAAVTFDLTDCVGYRCFVVAFRGTDNTLVGWKEDFNMAFRCPVPAQESAAEYLLSIARRVHKNYCNNSVKNNIFHRIFGYIANLFGKKPEQADMLQSDTLQNDIVNQNNDSNIFVVGHSKGGNMAAYAAMRLDAENQQLGDLVSKIYSMDGPSFGSDVVDPKVFSRVVSRIEKVVPQSAFIGLIMDTGVPYKVTVAESIGLMQHFGMYWQVKDGDFDYCDHVTPRALAVSKAANDWMLNLSFEERKRKIDGVYNALTSLGYPTFDEISAHWSELLPKILSIATHMDSKTYELIRNIMSAFTGVGGSEHKN